One Myripristis murdjan chromosome 17, fMyrMur1.1, whole genome shotgun sequence DNA segment encodes these proteins:
- the yeats2 gene encoding YEATS domain-containing protein 2 isoform X6 has translation MSGVKRKIEDNDPDYEDISLVQESKRNKVVEHNAREATVQKIEAIIREQFSLEMKNKEHEIDVISQRLNEARRMMDKLRACIVANYYANAGLTKMPEASKSDSAVLNHPAIRRFLESPSRSSSPLNQGSETPSLAPSESESLSQQGEGPERNGEGAWREEGSRQERRPGRNTGKDTFGVPSAVGAEQRVTYHTSGDDASRLYAKKTIVVGNVSKYIPPDKREENDQSTHKWMLYVRGSRREPSIDHFVKKVWFFLHPSYKPNDLVEVSEPPFHLTRRGWGEFPVRIQIHFKDPRNKRIDIIHQLKLDRTYTGLQTLGAETVVDVELHRNSLGDEFVSQPSLSKLTHRAGSPASNASQTQTTRRCSSPTPHDSSVEKALIKAESGRSAGGHATSLAAGERTPTRPRASDKITLGSHGNSAFQPITASCKIVPQGQPPSPAESPGKSFQPITMSCKIVSGSPSAKHSAAQGTRSPAPKVHTGSFLSSGVKVIIKQEPGEVSTQQQQMVSTVTTQQQPTATAAHQFVAVKGGHVISMSPQKQTGGATGATTSKMLGIPVGSTLQSAVKQVAISSGQILVAKGNTSGSKVMGGKQVVAQGVAKAIVSGAGGIAGQQAASKGAGGSGGGKSGVMATLQLPANNLANLANLPPGTKLYLTTNSKNPSGKGKLLLIPQGAILRASNSAGQQSQSSSSAGAGGSQTTSSSSSSSSLPSNLSYTSYILKQTPQGTFLVGQPAQGSGKQGSSSSAGHAASSPATVTQQAIRVTAGQKAAILAQVVGGSQGTQVKLSDGSVKTVTAATAGHLSKPGTTTLRMTGGVITAASSTPGSASAAMATNQQQAADGVKTSSQHHPVLVAANQAAVISAAKSASAAAGNSLAKGAVATLVKGAGNSATKSAAGSTGTVVTVAKNITNMPVISMSKGAGTVVGVPKSASTSLVTAASLVSGMAAGGGKTGATLSGMLKIHSGSSSSQQTVLTIPANQLKQLGVGPRSVGVQTILMPVGKVLSKGPVSSTPSSSSFSSYSSSLTTTPGAAGAGPSPSPASQASPSLALPLAQVKTEPGAGTPVTAVPSPPVTAPISTSIHPPRAGATTTTTVKLEQGAENSTHDLINTEHIETMMQLLTAVVKKFPLIVPEKTEDSHPFCASSTEQYYSWNIGKRRASELQRAVAVKRVVQDVLDHSPRLQALTPPKTREVVQWCRQRGYTPPDPEPQRRNDEESIEDILTQIDSEPECPSTLGSCEELVLRLEQMQTLLKTEPEEADDEIVDIISVTPPCQKLKVKEEEQEADSEPKFFLGPCPSAQFVNEAAQQIGVAFQPVEVEKNVFAPVVEAMILKATEQFASDILREALAGAYAKSPQNRAPREITAMNVHQAVSSIPTCDFLTNIHMGYLAKDN, from the exons ATGTCGGGAGTCAAGAGAAAGATAGAGGATAATGATCCAGACTATGAGGACATCTCACTGGTCCAGgagagcaagagaaacaaagtggTAGAGCATAATG CCCGAGAAGCAACAGTGCAGAAGATTGAAGCAATCATCAGAGAGCAGTTCTCATTGGAGATGAAGAACAAAGAGCATGAGATAGATGTGATCAGTCag CGTCTCAATGAAGCCAGAAGGATGATGGACAAGCTAAGAGCCTGCATAGTGGCCAATTACTATGCCAACGCTGGGCTGACAAAGATGCCAGAG GCCTCCAAGAGTGACTCTGCAGTGCTGAACCACCCAGCCATCCGGCGGTTCCTGGAGTCTCCCTCCCgttcctcttcccctctcaaCCAGGGCTCTGAGACCCCATCTCTGGCCCCCTCGGAGTCCGAGTCTCTCTCGCAGCAAGGAGAGGGACCTGAGAGGAACGGGGAGGGAgcatggagagaggaaggcagcAGGCAGGAGCGCAGGCCTGGGCGCAACACGGGCAAG GACACATTTGGTGTTCCATCGGCGGTAGGAGCAGAACAGAGGGTGACCTACCACACCAGTGGAGATGATGCCTCCAGACTCTACGCAAAGAAGACAATTGTAGTGGGGAACGTGTCCAA gTACATCCCCCCAGATAAAAGGGAAGAGAATGACCAGTCCACCCATAAGTGGATGCTGTACGTCAGAGGATCCAGGAGGGAGCCCAGCATCGACCACTTTGTAAAGAAAGTCTGGTTCTTCTTGCATCCCAGCTATAAGCCCAATGACCTGGTGGAAGTCag TGAGCCTCCTTTCCACTTGACGCGGCGAGGCTGGGGTGAGTTTCCCGTGAGGATCCAGATCCACTTCAAAGACCCCCGCAACAAACGCATTGACATCATCCACCAGCTAAAG cTGGACAGAACATACACGGGGCTGCAGACTCTGGGTGCAGAAACT GTAGTTGATGTGGAGCTCCATAGGAACTCTCTAGGGGATGAATTCGTTTCTCAGCCCTCCTTGTCCAAGCTGACTCACAGAGCGGGCAGCCCAGCATCCAACGCCTCTCAGACCCAGACCACCAGGCGCTGCAGCTCTCCCACCCCACACGATTCCAGTGTAGAAAAAG CCCTTATCAAAGCAGAGTCGGGGAGGTCTGCAGGAGGACATGCCACCAGCCTCGCAGCTGGTGAACGCACCCCGACCAGACCCAGAGCCAGCGACAAAATCACTCTGGGTTCCCATGGCAACTCTGCCTTCCAGCCAATCACTGCAAGCTGTAAGATTGTCCCTCAGGGGCAGCCACCCAGCCCTGCAGAGTCTCCTGGGAAATCATTCCAACCAATCACCATGAGCTGTAAAATTGTTTCag GAAGCCCCTCAGCCAAGCACTCTGCTGCCCAGGGCACTCGCTCTCCAGCCCCGAAAGTTCACACAGGCAGCTTCCTCTCTTCAGGGGTGAAG GTTATAATCAAGCAAGAGCCAGGGGAAGTTTctactcagcagcagcagatggttTCCACGGTAACCACCCAGCAGCAACCCACCGCCACAGCAGCACACCAGTTTGTCGCAGTGAAGGGAGGCCATGTGATCTCTATGTCGCCCCAGAAACAAACAGGAGGGGCCACAGGGGCTACAACTAGCAAG ATGTTAGGCATCCCTGTCGGCTCAACGCTCCAGTCTGCGGTCAAACAGGTGGCGATCAGCAGTGGGCAGATTCTGGTCGCCAAGGGCAACACCTCTGGCTCTAAGGTGATGGGCGGGAAGCAAGTGGTGGCTCAGGGCGTTGCTAAGGCCATCGTCAGTGGAGCAGGTGGCATTGCTGGTCAGCAGGCTGCATCCAAGGGTGCTGGTGGCTCAGGAGGTGGAAAGAGTGGAG taaTGGCTACTCTTCAGCTGCCAGCCAACAACCTGGCCAACTTGGCCAACCTGCCCCCAGGCACTAAGCTCTACCTGACCACCAACAGTAAGAACCCGTCAGGGAAGGGCAAGCTGCTCCTCATCCCACAGGGTGCTATTCTCCGAGCCTCCAACTCAGCAG GTCAGCAGTCCCAGAGCAGCTCGTCTGCAGGTGCAGGGGGCTCCCagaccacctcctcctcttcctcctccagcagcctgCCTTCTAACCTCTCCTACACATCCTATATTCTTAAACAGACCCCACAG GGTACGTTTTTAGTTGGCCAGCCAGCACAGGGCTCAGGGAAGCAGGGGAGTTCCAGTTCAGCAGGTCACGCAGCATCATCTCCTGCAACGGTTACCCAGCAGGCCATTCGGGTGACAGCTGGACAGAAGGCGGCCATCCTTGCTCAG GTGGTGGGCGGTTCCCAAGGAACGCAGGTGAAGCTGTCTGACGGCTCTGTGAAGACAGTAACCGCGGCGACGGCAGGCCACTTGTCCAAGCCGGGGACGACCACACTGAGGATGACGGGCGGAGTCATCACTGCTGCAAGCTCCACCCCCGGCTCTGCCagcgctgccatggcaaccaaccAGCAACAG GCTGCTGATGGTGTGAAGACTTCCTCCCAGCACCACCCAGTCCTTGTGGCGGCCAACCAGGCAGCAGTCATCAGTGCTGCTAAGAGTGCCAGCGCTGCCGCTGGAAACAGCCTGGCGAAGGGTGCTGTGGCCACCTTGGTCAAGGGTGCCGGCAACTCTGCCACAAAGAGTGCTGCAGGGTCAACTGGTACCGTGGTAACTGTTGCCAAGAACATCACCAATATGCCGGTCATCAGCATGTCCAAGGGCGCTGGGACTGTAGTGGGCGTGCCCAAGAGCGCAAGCACGTCATTGGTCACAGCAGCCTCACTAGTCAGCGGGAtggcagcaggaggagggaagacAGGCGCTACTCTCTCAG GCATGCTCAAAATCCACTCTGGAAGTTCCAGCTCCCAGCAAACAGTCTTGACCATCCCTGCCAACCAGCTCAAACAGCTAGGGGTGGGCCCCAGGTCTGTTGGGGTACAGACTATACTCATGCCTGTTGGGAAAG TACTGTCTAAAGGCCCAGTCTCCAGtactccttcctcctcctctttctcctcctacTCCTCATCTCTCACTACCACcccaggagcagctggagctggACCCTCCCCCAGTCCTGCCAGCCAGGCCTCCCCCTCCCTTGCCCTGCCTCTGGCACAAG taAAGACAGAGCCCGGTGCTGGCACACCTGTCACTGCGGTCCCGTCGCCTCCGGTGACTGCTCCGATCTCCACTTCCATCCACCCTCCACGCGCTGGTGCCACGACAACGACCACCGTCAAACTGGAGCAGGGGGCTGAAAACTCCACGCATGACCTCATCAA CACTGAGCACATAGAGACGATGATGCAGCTGCTCACTGCTGTGGTGAAAAAGTTCCCTCTGATTGTGCCAGAAAAGA cTGAAGATTCCCATCCATTCTGTGCCTCCTCTACAGAGCAGTATTATTCTTGGAATATTGGCAAGCGCAGAGCATCagag cTCCAGCGAGCGGTGGCAGTGAAGCGTGTTGTCCAGGACGTTTTGGACCACTCGCCCCGTCTGCAGGCCCTCACTCCCCCAAAGACCAGAGAGGTGGTGCAGTGGTGCCGGCAGAGGGGCTACACACCGCCTGACCCCGAGCCCCAACGCAGGAATGACGAGGAGTCCATTGAGGACATCCTCACTCAGATAGACAGCGAGCCTG AGTGCCCGTCAACCCTGGGCAGCTGTGAGGAGCTGGTGTTGCGGCTGGAGCAGATGCAAACTCTGCTGAAGACGGAACCAGAGGAAGCAGACGATGAAATAGTGGACATTATCTCTGTGACTCCCCCCTGCCAGAAGCTCAAGGTCAAAGAAGAGGAACAAGAGGCCGACTCAGAGCCCAAGTTCTTCCTGGGTCCCTGCCCGTCTGCACAATTTGTCAATGAAGCGGCTCAGCAG ATCGGGGTAGCCTTCCAGCCAGTGGAGGTGGAGAAGAATGTGTTTGCTCCCGTGGTTGAAGCCATGATTCTCAAG GCTACAGAACAATTTGCCAGTGACATCCTGAGAGAAGCTCTGGCTGGGGCATATGCCAAATCCCCTCAGAACAG GGCTCCCAGAGAGATCACAGCCATGAACGTGCACCAGGCAGTCAGCAGCATCCCCACCTGCGACTTTCTCACCAACATACACATGGGTTACCTGGCTAAGGACAACTGA
- the yeats2 gene encoding YEATS domain-containing protein 2 isoform X2 → MSGVKRKIEDNDPDYEDISLVQESKRNKVVEHNAREATVQKIEAIIREQFSLEMKNKEHEIDVISQRLNEARRMMDKLRACIVANYYANAGLTKMPEASKSDSAVLNHPAIRRFLESPSRSSSPLNQGSETPSLAPSESESLSQQGEGPERNGEGAWREEGSRQERRPGRNTGKDTFGVPSAVGAEQRVTYHTSGDDASRLYAKKTIVVGNVSKYIPPDKREENDQSTHKWMLYVRGSRREPSIDHFVKKVWFFLHPSYKPNDLVEVSEPPFHLTRRGWGEFPVRIQIHFKDPRNKRIDIIHQLKLDRTYTGLQTLGAETVVDVELHRNSLGDEFVSQPSLSKLTHRAGSPASNASQTQTTRRCSSPTPHDSSVEKALIKAESGRSAGGHATSLAAGERTPTRPRASDKITLGSHGNSAFQPITASCKIVPQGQPPSPAESPGKSFQPITMSCKIVSGSPISTPSHSPLPRTPTTSTPVHGKQGSSSVLNNPYIIVDKPGQVIGMASTSAASTGSPSAKHSAAQGTRSPAPKVHTGSFLSSGVKVIIKQEPGEVSTQQQQMVSTVTTQQQPTATAAHQFVAVKGGHVISMSPQKQTGGATGATTSKMLGIPVGSTLQSAVKQVAISSGQILVAKGNTSGSKVMGGKQVVAQGVAKAIVSGAGGIAGQQAASKGAGGSGGGKSGVMATLQLPANNLANLANLPPGTKLYLTTNSKNPSGKGKLLLIPQGAILRASNSAGQQSQSSSSAGAGGSQTTSSSSSSSSLPSNLSYTSYILKQTPQGTFLVGQPAQGSGKQGSSSSAGHAASSPATVTQQAIRVTAGQKAAILAQVVGGSQGTQVKLSDGSVKTVTAATAGHLSKPGTTTLRMTGGVITAASSTPGSASAAMATNQQQAADGVKTSSQHHPVLVAANQAAVISAAKSASAAAGNSLAKGAVATLVKGAGNSATKSAAGSTGTVVTVAKNITNMPVISMSKGAGTVVGVPKSASTSLVTAASLVSGMAAGGGKTGATLSGMLKIHSGSSSSQQTVLTIPANQLKQLGVGPRSVGVQTILMPVGKVLSKGPVSSTPSSSSFSSYSSSLTTTPGAAGAGPSPSPASQASPSLALPLAQVKTEPGAGTPVTAVPSPPVTAPISTSIHPPRAGATTTTTVKLEQGAENSTHDLINTEHIETMMQLLTAVVKKFPLIVPEKTEDSHPFCASSTEQYYSWNIGKRRASELQRAVAVKRVVQDVLDHSPRLQALTPPKTREVVQWCRQRGYTPPDPEPQRRNDEESIEDILTQIDSEPECPSTLGSCEELVLRLEQMQTLLKTEPEEADDEIVDIISVTPPCQKLKVKEEEQEADSEPKFFLGPCPSAQFVNEAAQQIGVAFQPVEVEKNVFAPVVEAMILKATEQFASDILREALAGAYAKSPQNRAPREITAMNVHQAVSSIPTCDFLTNIHMGYLAKDN, encoded by the exons ATGTCGGGAGTCAAGAGAAAGATAGAGGATAATGATCCAGACTATGAGGACATCTCACTGGTCCAGgagagcaagagaaacaaagtggTAGAGCATAATG CCCGAGAAGCAACAGTGCAGAAGATTGAAGCAATCATCAGAGAGCAGTTCTCATTGGAGATGAAGAACAAAGAGCATGAGATAGATGTGATCAGTCag CGTCTCAATGAAGCCAGAAGGATGATGGACAAGCTAAGAGCCTGCATAGTGGCCAATTACTATGCCAACGCTGGGCTGACAAAGATGCCAGAG GCCTCCAAGAGTGACTCTGCAGTGCTGAACCACCCAGCCATCCGGCGGTTCCTGGAGTCTCCCTCCCgttcctcttcccctctcaaCCAGGGCTCTGAGACCCCATCTCTGGCCCCCTCGGAGTCCGAGTCTCTCTCGCAGCAAGGAGAGGGACCTGAGAGGAACGGGGAGGGAgcatggagagaggaaggcagcAGGCAGGAGCGCAGGCCTGGGCGCAACACGGGCAAG GACACATTTGGTGTTCCATCGGCGGTAGGAGCAGAACAGAGGGTGACCTACCACACCAGTGGAGATGATGCCTCCAGACTCTACGCAAAGAAGACAATTGTAGTGGGGAACGTGTCCAA gTACATCCCCCCAGATAAAAGGGAAGAGAATGACCAGTCCACCCATAAGTGGATGCTGTACGTCAGAGGATCCAGGAGGGAGCCCAGCATCGACCACTTTGTAAAGAAAGTCTGGTTCTTCTTGCATCCCAGCTATAAGCCCAATGACCTGGTGGAAGTCag TGAGCCTCCTTTCCACTTGACGCGGCGAGGCTGGGGTGAGTTTCCCGTGAGGATCCAGATCCACTTCAAAGACCCCCGCAACAAACGCATTGACATCATCCACCAGCTAAAG cTGGACAGAACATACACGGGGCTGCAGACTCTGGGTGCAGAAACT GTAGTTGATGTGGAGCTCCATAGGAACTCTCTAGGGGATGAATTCGTTTCTCAGCCCTCCTTGTCCAAGCTGACTCACAGAGCGGGCAGCCCAGCATCCAACGCCTCTCAGACCCAGACCACCAGGCGCTGCAGCTCTCCCACCCCACACGATTCCAGTGTAGAAAAAG CCCTTATCAAAGCAGAGTCGGGGAGGTCTGCAGGAGGACATGCCACCAGCCTCGCAGCTGGTGAACGCACCCCGACCAGACCCAGAGCCAGCGACAAAATCACTCTGGGTTCCCATGGCAACTCTGCCTTCCAGCCAATCACTGCAAGCTGTAAGATTGTCCCTCAGGGGCAGCCACCCAGCCCTGCAGAGTCTCCTGGGAAATCATTCCAACCAATCACCATGAGCTGTAAAATTGTTTCag GCTCTCCCATCTCCACCCCCAGCCACTCCCCCCTACCCCGCACCCCCACCACCTCTACCCCTGTCCACGGCAAGCAGGGCTCCTCCTCGGTGCTCAACAACCCTTACATCATCGTGGACAAGCCGGGCCAGGTGATTGGCATGGCTTCCACGTCTGCCGCCTCCACAG GAAGCCCCTCAGCCAAGCACTCTGCTGCCCAGGGCACTCGCTCTCCAGCCCCGAAAGTTCACACAGGCAGCTTCCTCTCTTCAGGGGTGAAG GTTATAATCAAGCAAGAGCCAGGGGAAGTTTctactcagcagcagcagatggttTCCACGGTAACCACCCAGCAGCAACCCACCGCCACAGCAGCACACCAGTTTGTCGCAGTGAAGGGAGGCCATGTGATCTCTATGTCGCCCCAGAAACAAACAGGAGGGGCCACAGGGGCTACAACTAGCAAG ATGTTAGGCATCCCTGTCGGCTCAACGCTCCAGTCTGCGGTCAAACAGGTGGCGATCAGCAGTGGGCAGATTCTGGTCGCCAAGGGCAACACCTCTGGCTCTAAGGTGATGGGCGGGAAGCAAGTGGTGGCTCAGGGCGTTGCTAAGGCCATCGTCAGTGGAGCAGGTGGCATTGCTGGTCAGCAGGCTGCATCCAAGGGTGCTGGTGGCTCAGGAGGTGGAAAGAGTGGAG taaTGGCTACTCTTCAGCTGCCAGCCAACAACCTGGCCAACTTGGCCAACCTGCCCCCAGGCACTAAGCTCTACCTGACCACCAACAGTAAGAACCCGTCAGGGAAGGGCAAGCTGCTCCTCATCCCACAGGGTGCTATTCTCCGAGCCTCCAACTCAGCAG GTCAGCAGTCCCAGAGCAGCTCGTCTGCAGGTGCAGGGGGCTCCCagaccacctcctcctcttcctcctccagcagcctgCCTTCTAACCTCTCCTACACATCCTATATTCTTAAACAGACCCCACAG GGTACGTTTTTAGTTGGCCAGCCAGCACAGGGCTCAGGGAAGCAGGGGAGTTCCAGTTCAGCAGGTCACGCAGCATCATCTCCTGCAACGGTTACCCAGCAGGCCATTCGGGTGACAGCTGGACAGAAGGCGGCCATCCTTGCTCAG GTGGTGGGCGGTTCCCAAGGAACGCAGGTGAAGCTGTCTGACGGCTCTGTGAAGACAGTAACCGCGGCGACGGCAGGCCACTTGTCCAAGCCGGGGACGACCACACTGAGGATGACGGGCGGAGTCATCACTGCTGCAAGCTCCACCCCCGGCTCTGCCagcgctgccatggcaaccaaccAGCAACAG GCTGCTGATGGTGTGAAGACTTCCTCCCAGCACCACCCAGTCCTTGTGGCGGCCAACCAGGCAGCAGTCATCAGTGCTGCTAAGAGTGCCAGCGCTGCCGCTGGAAACAGCCTGGCGAAGGGTGCTGTGGCCACCTTGGTCAAGGGTGCCGGCAACTCTGCCACAAAGAGTGCTGCAGGGTCAACTGGTACCGTGGTAACTGTTGCCAAGAACATCACCAATATGCCGGTCATCAGCATGTCCAAGGGCGCTGGGACTGTAGTGGGCGTGCCCAAGAGCGCAAGCACGTCATTGGTCACAGCAGCCTCACTAGTCAGCGGGAtggcagcaggaggagggaagacAGGCGCTACTCTCTCAG GCATGCTCAAAATCCACTCTGGAAGTTCCAGCTCCCAGCAAACAGTCTTGACCATCCCTGCCAACCAGCTCAAACAGCTAGGGGTGGGCCCCAGGTCTGTTGGGGTACAGACTATACTCATGCCTGTTGGGAAAG TACTGTCTAAAGGCCCAGTCTCCAGtactccttcctcctcctctttctcctcctacTCCTCATCTCTCACTACCACcccaggagcagctggagctggACCCTCCCCCAGTCCTGCCAGCCAGGCCTCCCCCTCCCTTGCCCTGCCTCTGGCACAAG taAAGACAGAGCCCGGTGCTGGCACACCTGTCACTGCGGTCCCGTCGCCTCCGGTGACTGCTCCGATCTCCACTTCCATCCACCCTCCACGCGCTGGTGCCACGACAACGACCACCGTCAAACTGGAGCAGGGGGCTGAAAACTCCACGCATGACCTCATCAA CACTGAGCACATAGAGACGATGATGCAGCTGCTCACTGCTGTGGTGAAAAAGTTCCCTCTGATTGTGCCAGAAAAGA cTGAAGATTCCCATCCATTCTGTGCCTCCTCTACAGAGCAGTATTATTCTTGGAATATTGGCAAGCGCAGAGCATCagag cTCCAGCGAGCGGTGGCAGTGAAGCGTGTTGTCCAGGACGTTTTGGACCACTCGCCCCGTCTGCAGGCCCTCACTCCCCCAAAGACCAGAGAGGTGGTGCAGTGGTGCCGGCAGAGGGGCTACACACCGCCTGACCCCGAGCCCCAACGCAGGAATGACGAGGAGTCCATTGAGGACATCCTCACTCAGATAGACAGCGAGCCTG AGTGCCCGTCAACCCTGGGCAGCTGTGAGGAGCTGGTGTTGCGGCTGGAGCAGATGCAAACTCTGCTGAAGACGGAACCAGAGGAAGCAGACGATGAAATAGTGGACATTATCTCTGTGACTCCCCCCTGCCAGAAGCTCAAGGTCAAAGAAGAGGAACAAGAGGCCGACTCAGAGCCCAAGTTCTTCCTGGGTCCCTGCCCGTCTGCACAATTTGTCAATGAAGCGGCTCAGCAG ATCGGGGTAGCCTTCCAGCCAGTGGAGGTGGAGAAGAATGTGTTTGCTCCCGTGGTTGAAGCCATGATTCTCAAG GCTACAGAACAATTTGCCAGTGACATCCTGAGAGAAGCTCTGGCTGGGGCATATGCCAAATCCCCTCAGAACAG GGCTCCCAGAGAGATCACAGCCATGAACGTGCACCAGGCAGTCAGCAGCATCCCCACCTGCGACTTTCTCACCAACATACACATGGGTTACCTGGCTAAGGACAACTGA